The proteins below are encoded in one region of Nitrosomonas ureae:
- a CDS encoding cytochrome P460 family protein, whose protein sequence is MLQFKKTLLSSIALVLLSIALANPVIASDAHHAHKGLNYGSFTKEHVLLTPKGYREWVFIGASVTPNELNDDKAAFPEFHNVYIDPTSWDHWKKTGEFRDGTVIVKELAGVGSKASPSGNGYFPGEFNGIAAMVKDSKRYSERPGNWAFFGFESYEAKQGIIQADEACAACHTEHAAHDMVFTQFYPVLRAGKPSK, encoded by the coding sequence ATGTTACAGTTTAAAAAAACGTTATTAAGCAGTATTGCTCTCGTATTGTTGTCCATTGCGTTGGCAAATCCAGTGATTGCTTCAGATGCGCATCATGCACACAAAGGGCTTAATTATGGTAGCTTTACTAAAGAACATGTATTGCTAACTCCTAAAGGCTATCGTGAATGGGTTTTTATTGGTGCATCTGTGACACCCAATGAATTAAACGATGATAAAGCAGCCTTTCCAGAATTTCATAATGTCTATATTGACCCTACCAGCTGGGATCACTGGAAGAAAACAGGTGAATTCCGTGATGGAACAGTTATCGTTAAAGAGTTAGCTGGCGTTGGAAGCAAAGCCTCACCCAGCGGAAATGGCTATTTCCCAGGCGAGTTCAATGGTATTGCCGCTATGGTGAAAGATTCCAAACGCTATTCTGAAAGGCCTGGCAACTGGGCATTTTTTGGTTTTGAATCGTATGAAGCCAAACAAGGTATTATCCAAGCTGATGAGGCATGTGCTGCCTGCCACACGGAACATGCTGCACACGATATGGTCTTTACCCAATTCTATCCTGTATTACGTGCAGGTAAGCCCAGTAAATAA
- a CDS encoding DUF1614 domain-containing protein — MKNYFSPIHLLFFIALLGILVILIQVKLLSFALVKLGLSPEFGLMVLFLSLLGSTVNLPVTKTKRNTSKQAFTHPACKDSIGSPAPSLHNETQIFINLGGCLIPVTLSIYLFSNSTLSLSFTLLEIFIMGSISYLCLQSSDSGAWHRHAGSDRSN; from the coding sequence ATGAAAAACTATTTTTCTCCGATTCACCTGCTATTTTTCATTGCTCTACTCGGCATCCTGGTGATTTTAATCCAGGTAAAGTTACTGTCTTTTGCTCTTGTAAAGCTGGGGCTGTCGCCGGAATTTGGATTGATGGTACTGTTTCTTTCCTTGCTTGGCAGCACCGTGAATCTACCCGTCACAAAAACTAAAAGAAATACATCTAAGCAGGCATTCACACACCCTGCCTGTAAGGATTCGATTGGAAGCCCCGCACCATCACTTCATAATGAAACACAGATTTTTATCAATCTTGGAGGCTGTTTGATACCGGTGACGCTATCGATTTACTTGTTTTCCAATAGCACGCTGAGTCTCTCGTTCACACTGCTGGAAATCTTTATCATGGGCAGCATCAGCTATCTATGTCTTCAGTCGTCCGATTCAGGGGCTTGGCATCGGCATGCCGGTTCTGATCGCTCCAATTAG
- a CDS encoding DUF1614 domain-containing protein, which produces MPVLIAPISVALVGLSISPEQSASLAYISGTLGVLIGADLLRIKDIFRLGAPYASIGGAGTFDGIFITGIVAALLA; this is translated from the coding sequence ATGCCGGTTCTGATCGCTCCAATTAGTGTCGCATTAGTGGGATTATCAATCAGTCCGGAACAAAGTGCTTCGTTAGCGTATATCAGCGGCACATTAGGAGTATTGATCGGCGCAGATTTATTGCGCATAAAGGATATTTTCCGGCTCGGCGCACCGTATGCCTCGATCGGCGGTGCAGGTACATTTGATGGAATATTCATCACCGGTATTGTAGCGGCTCTGCTGGCCTAA
- a CDS encoding EAL domain-containing protein → MKKKKTASLVFQILGVALLTIIYFATGKLGLIFPYMGSNITLFWPPAGIALAALMVWGFWCWPGIFLGALLVNLTTGDLMLSTASLIALGNTLGPISGAILLKQVVNFKNDFSRSRDLLAFILIVPGCMLLPSSLGVLALFISDNLVADQIQQAWLGWWFGDIVGIWIFAPLLLVGVTSYKNKPTRHEALNVESIFIIIVCVVIAWVVFGSAFALGDLQLSLAFLVFPPLIWACLRLGTVDAVLAATAISMIAAWGTAQGLGPFVNGSLTLDHFILCVFVATNMMIACSITGLQTARKNAHRDLVNSELRLRLALTAANEGLWDLNVQTGEVLVNPEYALMLGYSPHTFVETNSKWRERLHAEDQERVCRIYQEYISGLREDYQVEFRQLTQQGTWKWILSHGKLVEYDDQNRPLRMLGIHTDIEERKTREIALKRSEEALNHSLEELKLSEKHQRELRILAEREQSRMGALLAAMNIGILFEDNERRVEYVNPAFLRMWLVNEHDDLTGLPTKIVLEKSTERFAQPTHASKFVLNVMHTHEISERFELELSDGRMLTQLSYPVTDAEGRLLGRLWIYEDITQERQTAQQLLYLAERDPLTGLYNRHRFQEQLESLIANCLRSRGKFALLYFDLDDFKYINDTFGHSAGDTVLVRAAGEISSIIRQIEIFARLGGDEFAILSIIHPEEEINVLPSRIITAISSIPLRFHGRNIRLTSSLGVAIFPEHGETTEDLIAHADTAMYQAKNQGKNTWAIYDSARDDSEAMLQRMTWRSRIAQALEQDLFELHFQGIYLTSDKMLSHIEALIRMRDLERSGHLIMPGQFIPIAEKSGQILDIDRWVIKECIEKLANDLSMPPLAINISGRTFDEPSLPLYIRKLLMERGVEPGRLIIELTETAAVSDIQDAQRFIESIHQSGCKVCLDDFGSGFSTFGYLKYLGVEILKIDGLFITGLHNNRDNQVFVKAMVDVAHGLGKITVAEYVEDEDTFRMVKKLGIDLVQGYNFGRPSKTLPK, encoded by the coding sequence ATGAAAAAAAAGAAAACTGCATCATTGGTGTTTCAGATTTTAGGGGTTGCTTTATTAACCATAATCTATTTTGCGACCGGCAAATTGGGTTTGATTTTTCCTTATATGGGATCGAACATCACCTTATTCTGGCCTCCCGCGGGAATAGCCCTTGCGGCACTCATGGTTTGGGGATTTTGGTGCTGGCCGGGTATTTTTTTGGGTGCATTGCTAGTCAATTTAACCACCGGTGATCTTATGTTATCCACGGCCAGTCTCATTGCATTAGGTAACACTCTAGGACCGATATCAGGTGCGATATTGCTTAAGCAAGTGGTCAATTTCAAAAATGATTTTTCGCGCAGCCGCGATTTGCTGGCTTTTATCCTCATCGTGCCGGGTTGTATGTTATTGCCATCCAGTCTCGGTGTGTTGGCTTTATTTATTAGTGACAATCTGGTAGCGGATCAGATACAACAAGCCTGGCTAGGTTGGTGGTTTGGCGATATTGTAGGCATATGGATTTTTGCTCCGCTATTATTAGTTGGGGTAACTTCTTATAAAAATAAGCCAACTCGTCACGAAGCTTTAAACGTTGAATCCATCTTTATTATCATTGTCTGCGTTGTAATTGCTTGGGTGGTATTCGGAAGTGCTTTTGCACTCGGAGATTTGCAACTATCACTCGCTTTTCTGGTATTCCCTCCTTTGATCTGGGCATGTTTGCGTTTAGGTACGGTTGATGCTGTGCTAGCAGCAACGGCTATTTCCATGATAGCAGCCTGGGGTACTGCGCAAGGCCTGGGTCCTTTTGTAAATGGTTCTTTAACGCTAGATCATTTTATTTTGTGCGTTTTTGTCGCCACCAATATGATGATCGCATGCTCAATCACCGGCCTCCAGACTGCGCGCAAGAATGCTCATCGAGATTTAGTGAATAGTGAGTTACGTCTGCGTCTGGCTCTGACTGCTGCCAATGAGGGCCTGTGGGATCTTAATGTCCAAACGGGAGAAGTATTAGTAAATCCGGAATATGCGTTGATGCTTGGTTATTCGCCCCATACATTTGTAGAAACTAACAGTAAATGGCGGGAGCGCTTGCATGCGGAAGATCAGGAACGGGTATGTCGAATTTATCAGGAATACATTAGCGGTTTGCGTGAAGATTATCAGGTGGAATTTCGACAGCTTACACAGCAGGGCACTTGGAAATGGATATTGTCACACGGTAAGCTGGTGGAATACGACGATCAAAATCGTCCGTTGCGTATGCTGGGCATACACACCGATATTGAAGAACGCAAAACCAGAGAAATCGCTTTAAAAAGAAGTGAGGAAGCGCTGAATCACTCTTTGGAAGAATTAAAGCTATCCGAAAAGCATCAGCGTGAGCTACGTATTTTGGCGGAGCGCGAACAAAGCCGTATGGGTGCCTTGCTTGCAGCCATGAACATTGGTATTTTGTTTGAAGATAACGAACGTCGGGTTGAATACGTGAATCCGGCTTTTTTGAGGATGTGGTTAGTCAACGAACATGACGATCTGACAGGATTGCCTACGAAAATTGTTCTGGAAAAATCCACAGAACGTTTTGCGCAGCCGACTCATGCCTCTAAGTTTGTTCTCAATGTTATGCATACGCATGAAATTAGCGAACGCTTCGAACTGGAGCTAAGCGATGGTCGCATGCTAACCCAATTATCGTATCCGGTTACTGATGCAGAAGGTAGGCTATTAGGACGGTTATGGATTTACGAAGACATAACGCAAGAACGTCAAACCGCTCAGCAATTGTTGTATTTAGCCGAGCGTGATCCGTTAACCGGCCTTTACAATCGACATCGCTTTCAGGAGCAACTCGAATCTTTGATTGCAAACTGTTTGCGTAGCCGGGGAAAATTTGCTTTGTTATATTTCGACCTGGATGATTTCAAATATATCAATGATACTTTCGGGCATAGCGCGGGTGATACGGTATTAGTCAGAGCTGCCGGTGAAATATCCAGCATTATTCGGCAGATAGAAATTTTCGCCCGGCTCGGCGGTGACGAGTTTGCCATACTCAGCATTATTCATCCGGAGGAGGAAATAAATGTTTTACCCTCCCGCATTATCACTGCTATTTCATCCATTCCATTGCGTTTTCATGGTAGAAATATTCGTCTTACAAGCAGTTTGGGTGTAGCGATCTTTCCAGAGCACGGCGAAACCACCGAAGATTTGATTGCGCATGCGGATACCGCGATGTATCAGGCCAAAAACCAAGGCAAAAACACATGGGCAATTTATGATTCGGCACGAGATGATTCGGAGGCTATGTTGCAACGAATGACATGGCGTAGCAGAATCGCTCAGGCATTGGAGCAGGATCTGTTCGAGTTGCATTTTCAAGGCATTTATTTAACCAGTGATAAAATGCTCAGTCATATTGAGGCACTGATCAGAATGCGGGATCTGGAGCGATCGGGTCACTTGATCATGCCAGGTCAATTCATTCCAATTGCTGAGAAAAGTGGTCAAATTCTGGATATTGATCGTTGGGTTATAAAAGAGTGTATCGAGAAATTGGCCAATGATCTTAGTATGCCACCACTGGCGATCAATATTTCCGGGCGAACATTCGATGAGCCTTCCTTACCGCTTTATATTCGAAAATTATTGATGGAACGAGGTGTTGAACCTGGTCGCCTGATTATTGAGTTAACCGAAACCGCTGCCGTTTCTGATATTCAGGATGCTCAACGTTTTATTGAGTCCATTCATCAGTCAGGCTGTAAAGTGTGCCTGGATGATTTTGGCAGTGGTTTTTCCACCTTTGGTTATCTTAAGTACTTAGGCGTGGAGATTCTGAAAATAGATGGTCTGTTTATCACTGGCTTGCACAATAATCGGGACAATCAGGTTTTTGTTAAAGCGATGGTGGATGTGGCGCATGGATTAGGAAAAATAACCGTGGCGGAATACGTTGAAGATGAAGATACCTTTAGGATGGTTAAAAAGTTGGGTATCGATCTGGTGCAGGGATATAACTTCGGTAGACCCAGTAAAACGTTACCCAAATAA
- the smbP gene encoding small metal-binding protein SmbP: MKKISNIIAIGILALFLSTQATASDAPEKMKAMEHIDEAIKHGKMGHAKELLEHAKESRDQANAALAAGADAHMDQAVKHLDEAIKHAEMGHADEATKHAEEAHSHMHQSGGRAHN; encoded by the coding sequence ATGAAAAAGATATCAAATATTATTGCAATTGGAATATTGGCGCTTTTCTTGAGTACCCAGGCTACAGCATCCGACGCACCAGAGAAAATGAAGGCGATGGAACATATTGACGAAGCTATCAAGCATGGGAAAATGGGGCATGCCAAAGAATTGCTTGAGCATGCCAAGGAAAGCCGGGATCAAGCTAATGCAGCATTGGCAGCAGGTGCCGATGCTCATATGGATCAAGCTGTCAAGCATTTAGATGAAGCTATCAAGCACGCTGAAATGGGACATGCCGATGAAGCAACCAAGCATGCCGAAGAAGCCCATAGCCATATGCATCAGTCCGGTGGCAGAGCTCATAATTAA
- a CDS encoding helix-turn-helix transcriptional regulator gives MDELSHLLSISRNAVNQHLSSLGSSGFIQSAMLESTGGRPSKIYSLSPSGLELFQRRYSFIAKLLLSWVDKNLGEQESQLCLRSLGEQMAGEFESRMTKQLSSADRLREVVTIMCELGYDASVKQISERYTEIIANNCIFYKLAEEYQGFCALDLSFLASLLKVDIEHKECIVKKGNYCCFAIASPVG, from the coding sequence GTGGATGAGCTGTCACATTTATTATCTATTTCCCGCAACGCAGTGAATCAGCATCTTTCCAGTCTTGGCAGTAGTGGTTTTATTCAGAGCGCTATGCTGGAAAGTACAGGGGGCAGGCCGAGCAAAATTTACTCATTATCTCCGAGCGGCCTAGAGTTATTCCAAAGGCGCTATTCGTTTATTGCAAAGCTGCTTCTTTCCTGGGTTGATAAAAATCTGGGTGAACAGGAGTCACAACTGTGTTTGCGCTCACTTGGAGAGCAAATGGCCGGAGAATTTGAAAGTCGTATGACAAAACAATTGTCATCTGCTGATAGATTGCGTGAAGTAGTGACCATTATGTGTGAGCTTGGTTATGATGCAAGCGTGAAGCAGATTTCGGAGAGATATACTGAGATTATCGCTAATAACTGTATTTTTTATAAGCTTGCGGAAGAATATCAGGGGTTCTGTGCGCTTGATTTGAGTTTCTTGGCTTCACTGTTAAAGGTTGATATCGAGCATAAAGAATGTATAGTCAAAAAAGGAAATTACTGCTGTTTTGCGATTGCAAGCCCTGTTGGTTAG
- a CDS encoding DUF2231 domain-containing protein produces the protein MKHPIHPMLVHFPIATWFLATMADIASLFTNEQVGWVAGVLLIIGTITALLAMMTGLLELGKIDQQSPALKIANQHMILMMISWSFYAVSLFLRLNGTHLEQPGLMAISFSIMGFIFLCSAGWMGGKLVYEHGVGIHHLKKENLNQ, from the coding sequence ATGAAACACCCTATCCACCCAATGTTAGTTCATTTTCCAATCGCAACTTGGTTTCTTGCAACAATGGCAGACATTGCCAGTCTCTTTACAAATGAACAAGTAGGGTGGGTAGCTGGGGTGTTGCTTATCATCGGAACGATCACCGCATTGCTTGCCATGATGACCGGCCTATTGGAACTTGGAAAAATCGATCAACAGAGCCCTGCACTCAAGATTGCGAATCAGCACATGATACTTATGATGATCAGTTGGTCTTTTTATGCGGTCAGCTTGTTTCTGCGTCTAAATGGCACACATCTTGAGCAACCAGGTTTAATGGCCATTTCTTTTTCGATTATGGGATTCATTTTTCTTTGCAGTGCAGGCTGGATGGGAGGAAAGCTCGTGTATGAACACGGTGTAGGTATTCATCACCTAAAGAAAGAAAATTTAAATCAATAA